AAATGATCTTGCGAACTGAAACAGCAGACCAAGATGAAAACACCTTCATGTTTTCAAGAAAGTGCAGGCTAAGCACTTTGTAGCATATTTGGGGTCAAATAAGAATTAGCAGGATATAAATCAAAGATAATCAAGAAGAGAGGCTTGGGCTTACTTGCTGGTCACAGAGACTGCATCCCAAAGTGTAATCCAAGGCAACATAAGATGAGAGTTTCAACAGAGAAAACAATTATAGTAGGGTCTTGTTTTACAGGGACTATTATTTACAGGTCTACCTGTCTTTGGGGAAAGTCAAACTAAATCAAGTTGAGAGAAATCATcttacaaaatgaaaatttggAATTCTGTTACTTTACTTTCCTAAGGTGAAACATAGGAGAGAGATTCGCTCCTTCATGTTCATATTGGAAGGGTAAATACTAGGGAGGGAAAGGTAGAGATAACATCTATAATTCAAAGTTGTTAGATAGCAAAGTAACAAGAGTCAGGAGTAGTCTTCCAAATAGGAAtagttttaagagaaaaaagtTATGTTTAATAATCCAGGAGTCCTCCTCAGTCGTGAGCTGGAGCTCAAACAATACAAATGTAGGAAATACACAATATTCACAATACAATGGTAAAATGGGGTTCTCTCCAGATGTACACTTGCACACAAACAATCTTGTTAACCCTATTCTAGATCCTTAGCTGCTGAAGTAGactgttttcttcagaagaaaaaaaatcctagctAAATGAGCTAGTTTTAATTGCTGGTTCTCCTTGAAGCAGGAACCATCCTGCCACAGAAACGGTATTCTGCACTAATCGCAAACGTACACAGAGAATATACCACTGGCTGCCGTATCACAGCTTGTTCTCACCTACTGATAGAAGACGCCACATAACAGCAGGGGtagcaaagcaagcaaacacaTCGTCAGTGCAGGCAAAGTGAGTGAGATGGGGAAAGATCACCGACTGCCCACGGCATTGGCCCCACATGTACACCTGGCCGCTCTGGGTCTTGGCAGCTGACGTGTGAGCAGAGTGGCAGGCTGCAATCTCCACAACCCTGAGAACAGAAGAAACCGTGTGAGATACTTACAGGTACAGAAACAAGTGACAAATGCCTCACCAAAATAACAGCTAACCAAACTATGCATCTACACTCCTGTACTACCTTTTTTGTTCTGCATGAATGTGATACTCTTTGAATGGATGTTGAAAAACCGCAATGacattttctctttgcttgtaGATTTAATTGTAATCAGATATTGCTTTCATTATGTCATTCTCATCAGTTGacattcctccttttcttccataaCCACGGGAAAGGGATCAAGAATAACAaaattttgtttttcccctttaaaaccAATGCACATCAGACACTTATTCTCAAGAAGAAATGCTTATGGAGCTTATGAAACTTCCGGTTAGGGAACAGGCAGGAAAGTTATACTACTAAGATTTTTGCAGAACATTTTTCAGAACTTCTTTCAAACGGATGTTGTAAAAATTCTCTCGTTTTGAGATTAAGTTCCCATGTATTTTTCAATAAAGCCTTTATTAGGAAACCCTTCTACCCcccttttaatctgttttttgtATGTAAACAGAGATCTGACCTACTGCCTGTATTTCCGACTTCTTATTTTGCTGTTAGTTTCCTTTCCTCAACGCTGAAATTCAGCATGGAACATGGACAGTACCTTGTTTGAGAAGTGAATACATGCACTTAACGCCACATTCTTGAAGAGCTATGACAGTTTTCTAACTAAAGTCTATATATTTGCACCTATCTCACATAGTTCCTTAAGATATCAGAGCTGCTGATGCACACTTATCTGTTCTGTTCCCTCATTGCTCAGGCAATCCCTAACTTGCTATCTGAAACATTACAAGAACTGAAAAGAATCACATGTCCATTAAAAGGACCGCAAGGACATTTCCAGTGTCTCTGTTCTCATGATAAGCAAAAAAACAGGGGAAGTTCCAGCGTTAGTTCAAAATAAAAGCtatgctttcctgttttttctccacACTAAAAATGCATCAAAGGATTTAATGCTTTTGTGCCAGAAACAGATCAACTGGGACAAATAAATGTCTTTCCAAGCTAAGAATACGCGTATTAAAATGGTTGTTCCTTTACAGAACAACATCCATGAAGAGTTAGCTTTTTAGGCAAAAAAGCTTTTTTAGCACAAAGCCCAGATTTTAAGTGCAAAACTTATTTCAagataaaacacagaaagaattGACAATCACTTTCAGTACATGTATGAATAATTTCTGTCAGATAAAAGACTAATGGGTTGTTTTACACCATTATCAACTTATGAACCTCTATACAACACAGATCTTTCAGCATCTCTCCAAGAGACATCTTAAAGTAATTGTTTTAGGGACAACTTACTTTCTATCACAGCTATTATCGAAACTACTTCCTTTCCCAAACTTCTTCCTTAGTAGAACAGATTCTTATTTTTAGAGTAACTATACTGTACTTAAGAACTATAGTAGAACATGTACTGTAACACGTTACATCATGTGTTTAACATCAAAATTCAGGCTGCTGACCCTTATAGCTGTTCCTCTAAGCTAAcccaaaataaagtttaaaagttCCTTACAAGCTATATGTGCAATATTCTTCAAGATGGCATCAGATGCTACCTCCCAAGGAACTGTCACCAGCATTACATATAAATGACAAAGAGTTATATAAATGAAAAGAccaggagaagcagctgtaatatGCTTCATGAGAAATGACAGCTCACCCACTTATAGCACTGTTTCCAAGACAGCCAAGTCAAGCAAGATGAGTAAGTTCAAGTGACTTATCTCTCCCTTAGATTCCAAGCATAAGTTCTATGatattttctccctcctttaGTTATTGAACAAATGCCAGTTTTATTATAATCCCATGCTTGAGTTCACACAGTTCTAAATGCGACGGTTCCCCTTAGTTCACTCAAGAAATAAATCACTAAGAAAACAAAGTTGATCTATTTGCAAACATACACATTTCTCTCCCAgtgcttttttaaataatatttcaggTTGCTTCACTAGTGTCAGTTCCTTCACAGACAAGCTAGCCTCACCTCAGTGGTTTCTACTGTGATGgttcccttcttctttcccccacccATTTTTTAAGCTCTTAAGTAATCTCAGTACTGTGCAGCTTCTAATTTCATGTTAAGCGtgagaaacagtaaaaaatagGAGTGACTTCCCACAAAGACAGTTCAGAAATGGAGGACAAAAACCAGCCACAAGTGTTTCCTAGTTAAGAGGAGATTACAAATTAAGAGATTTACAGGTTAAGAGATTATAGACTAAGCGGTTTCCAAACAGAGGTACATTAATCTATAGGTATACACATGGGCCCTGAGAATGGGACCGAGGTCCAAGTTTGTAGGTGAACAGCAGAAGAGCCATCCCAAATATGAGGATGACAAGGGTGCTAAAGAAGGGTAGACAACTCTAGGAAACTAAGAAACTACAAACTACTAACTGGTACCACTGATAAAAGTGGCATTATCTGCCCTTAGATCTAGCAACCCTGCAAATCAAGTTCTGTTTACGTGGACAGCTGTTGTCAGCctttcagaaaattgttttttcctcACATGTCACTTCTTACAAAGGTGGTGCTTcatcccaccaccccccccccacctttttttttgttgttaatgtaggCCTCAATACAGTTTAAAAGCTTGGCTTACTGATTTCATAGCTCCAAATTTTTAACCAAAGGAGCCATATTTAGAATAGCCTAACACTTAGTCATTCATTATCTTTTAGTATCAGGTAAACAAAGTACATTTACTTTCAATAATCATTACAGATAGCAAAAAGCACTCAGTCTATAATAAACAGTAAGTTACCATCCTTTCCTACGATTTTAAcattagcaatagaaaaacaaTCCACCAAGCCCCACACATGCATGCTTCCAGTGCTAGAGTCTGCATAACACATGCTCAGACTTATCAATCCAGAAACAGCTTCAGCAAGattacctttctttttccatCATGATCTGCATCGGGCTTAGCTGGTTACTTTTATTGCCAGTTCCCAGCTGCCCATAAGTGTTAGCTCCCCAGGCATAGAGCAAACCCTCATCTGTTAGTGCTAGTGTGTGCGCATAGCCACAGGCAATCTGTAAGTAAATGTAAAAGCATTACTACTAAACAAAACAGACATGAGAAACAAAATTATCGCGCACATTACACCTTAGCCTAGCTGATGTTAAATATCTTGGGCATTCTTCATTTAGCACTACAACGTGTTACTCCTCAGTACTTAAAGCTAACACAAAATATGTTAACTGTAGGTACTGGAAAAGTCCCAACTTAATTTAGTGTTCATTGTTTACTCCTAAATAATTTACTGCACTCTTGCAAAGTCTCCCTAGCCTTTACTTGCTTTCAGTTGCaggctcttcacacaaagaacaGTGAACTTCTTCATCACATCTTGCAACTCTGATACTTTCAGAATTTGATATTTTGAATACTATAAAAACTATGAGGGCACTGCAGTTCAACAGCCAAAAACTGCTCAACCCAAGTTATCACATGAAATTTCACAGAACCTTACTAGAAACCCAGGAAATCCcaaattttagttttattctttagctggaaaaaacccaacgaaacaaccccccaaaaccaaacaaaaaccaaccaccaaacaaccaaacccacaCCCATAACtcatttttcctctcccctcactTCTGAAGAGCTATTAGAATATTGAAGTAGATTCCAATTTGACCATCTTGTTCCCCCTCATTTCTTGTCTCTGTCTGGTGTATTTCATTCATTCAGCTTCGTAACAAAGATGCAATTTGTATCCATAACACAATTTACTTATAGTTACACTAGCTAACTTTAAATCATTCAGAACATTcacaaaagcaagtattttacaGATTACTTGCACTTTTTATAAACCTAATATAATTTATAGGAGctaaaaaaattcagtatttgaaCTGTGAAATCTAGAAGCAGGTGTAAGATTCCAAAGGTACAGTTTAAGCAGATGCTAGtaacacaaatgcatttttatttccatgttaGACATACCTGGAGTATACAAACACCATGTAACGCTGCCACTCTGCATGGCGTTAGCTGATTGCCGTTGTTGCCAAGACCTAGCTGACCATTACCATTGTAACCCCAGCCATAAACCTgattgcaaaaggaaaacaaaattaagccaCTCCTCTGTAGAATTATAGAACATTTAAGACTTAGTATCAAACACAAGTCAAAAAGTACATCTTATTAAAAAACTGTACACTATTTCAACAGCAATAGAGAGAAGACTGAAAGATATTAAATATACTGCAATGACTGACTGTAGTCAACTTTTCAAGCCtgcatttacttttcaaataagctttcaaaattatatttgctaTCAAAGTACTAGGAATTTTGCAATAAACTTACAATATACCAAAGCGTCTCCCATAACATCAACATTTTAGGTTTTTcacacctttctttttccttattattttccctttttttaaaagaaaacaagaaattagtTATTCTGATCAGCTAATTAGCTATTGGATTAGTTTAAACTGAAATCCCCAGTTtagctctaatttttcctttagttttgtTATGATGGACACATCAGGACAGAAGTATGTACTATGAAAGCTCATCTCAACCTCAGGGACTTTTTACAATCCTTCCAGTCACAAAGAAATGCTACACTTCAAGTTTGGTCAAATGTAGTAAAATTGAGGTTACAGTTCATACCTAGAATGGAACAGTTGCACAATACTAGGGCAATGTTCAAAAGCTTGGTTTAGTTTTGCTGCTGGCAATTAAGCAGTGTGTTTAAGAACCAGGATCAGACAGTGTATTCTTGCAGAAAAATTAACTATTTAACTGTGCACGCTTTCAAAAAATCTACTTAAGACATGTTAAATAATCTATTGAAATATGAAGACAGATGTGCTTACTACAACTGTTCAATTTCTTGCAGTTGCAGACTCAGTAAGAATTGTGTTCCAATACAGCCTTTGCCATAAGAAGGAATGTTTAGTGTACAGACAGCGTCTCCACTTAATCGCAGAGTTTTCCTTAAACTGGCCTCTCGGAAGTTATCAATATAACTCTATGAATACAACTCTATACAACTCAAGCACTCCATGTCAGCGTTTCTCCATGTTCAGACATTAACCTCCTAAGTTCAGGTAACAGAGAGAGAACGTGAGAACACAGCACTGCTTACCTCACCGTTGTTTACTACGGCCATGGAGGAGGTCTGACCACAAGCGATGCCAACCACCATTTTACCCTGTAAACAGTTTGAAACTCTCCGAGGAGTTGGCTGGTTTGCTGTAGATCCAGATCCAACCTGACCACAGTTATTATAGCCCCAAGCGTACAGCTgtccataaaaacaaacaaaaaactgcagTTTAAGCCTTAATAGTAGTAATGATAGTAGTAAATGATAATCTTAGTCTAGTCAGATTGGGTAAACTGTCCTATTTAATGAGCtaaaatgcttaaaattaattttcagcagctgaaaatTATAAACAGCAATAGCACTCATCTAGCAAATATGAACTTAGcacttttttcagcttcttgctaCAGAATCAGAGCATCCGACTacaacaggaaacaaaaggaacATATTTCCATATGAAATGTATGACAGGCTATAAGACGAAGAGCATAGTGAGCGAACTGTCTTTATACTTTCATGATGTTGGAAAAAGGAATGCAAGCCAGAACATCACTTGTTTCCCAGACAAGCTGAACTCCCCAATTTACAGCtatttagttttcttcatagaaCTCTACACCAGGTTATAGCTGGACACTCACCATACCTTTTATATCTTTCAAGACCTCTAACAGGAGGTGCTTTTGTCAGCCCATGTTTCATAGTAGCAAACCTCTCCTACACAATGGCATTAACAGAAAAGCACCATCTCTGACAGTTCAAAGTTTGCCAGTAGCAAACtaataataatagaaacaaaaatattggCTCCCTTCCTCTAAAAGTCCAGAAGACAGGGAAGTAGTTtgctataaaaaaatatttatagcttTATATTTTTAGTTCCTTCAATTTTTattacatgcatacacacacatagcTTGGCATAAAACTATTTCTGATAGTTCATTCTCTGGTGCTTCACCCAGTTAAAAAGTTTGTCCTCTTGGAAACAGCCAGCCGCAGACATGCTAGCTAGTAAAAGCACACTGACAGATACCCTCATGTCAAGTCTGCACATCCTTTGGTGCTAGAAGCTGCCTGTTTACTGTGACACCAAACCAAAAGTcagtcattaaaaacaaacacctccctcaccaccaaaaaaccccaaacctaaaaccaaaaaccacaaacccaaaaaaccaccaaaggcAAGAACCAAAAACTTCCCACCAACACAACTCAGTTACCATGTCTAATGTgaacaaaagaaattttgttaCTTGTATTTGCTGGACCTTCGATTCCTACTGAATATTTGAAGATGCTctataaaatatctttatttcaataacacagaaaaaaattgaggTTGAGAATCTCAGAAGGGAGATCAAAATGCCAAAGAGCTAATCAGTTTCCTCTCTGAGAAGCATGAATGTCTGCAGTCCTTTAAGTCTATCACTGAtacttatttttcaaatttgcACTGCATTAAAATTGCACTGAACCAACTGTACAAATGAATTATACCAAGTATTTCCACAAATACTTCCAACTTCGATGCCTCTCTGAAATTCTAGGTATATCAAGTCACAAGGGTTTTTGCAGCCAAATCTTTCTGTAAATAAACCGCTACTTAACACATTTCGCTCTTTTCAGTATAATCAATTCTAGTACAGATAAAACCTCAGAGCACAAATAGACTAAGCTACTGCAAGGTACGCTAGGGATGGATTTATAGTACATTAGCTAGCCACAATGGCAAGCAAGCTGCAAATATCAACTCCATGGCAAACACAAAGAAGCTTCCCCGCTTCCATTGAGATTTCAAGCATGTTACATTTATTACAAGAGACAGCATGGCCATCAGAGGCAGCTACCACACAGCAGCTGGCACCACTATAACTAATACATGAACACCCTCTCCTTCCTGCATGCACACCAAATTTTATAGTTTAACCAAGGCAAATGTGACAGCATGAAGATCCTTCCTAAGCGCAGGCTCTCCTTTCAGATACAACCCACACCACTTTAATTAACCAACATCTCTTTCCTACCCTCAAAATACTGATTTGCTGTATTGTATTACTGTTGCACTATGACTCCATACTGAACCGTAACACAGACATGCTCAGATTACCAGGACGGAAAGAATCATAGTTTCCATTTTCATCGTTAGGAAGGTTTTAAAATTAGAACTCTTCTTTTGTTAAAGCAGAGCTGAAAAGAGGCTTTCCTCCATGCAGTAACATGCAACTCAAGTCAGATACACACACATTGGTCAAATCTGACTAAGTGGAAAATAATTGTACTTGTTTCCCACTACACATAGCCTTAAGCTATGTAAACAAATAGCATAAAGCAGACTTGGAGGTAAACCAAGTGCTCTTTCATTAGCTACACACAAAGGTATTCTAAGGTGTGCTGAGCAACATTCTTTCACAGTGCCAGTGTGGAAATCATGAAGACTAGAAGAAAAGGACTAAACACTAGCCAGTAGATACAAATAACTCAACATATACCCCTTAAAGAATTGTGAGCAAACAGTAATGTTACATTTTGCACCTTACAAACCCAATCTTTCACCTGTAAGTGACACAGATTTCAGTTTTCACCCCTGTGAAACATACaacaaatgaaagacaaaagTTTACTAAGCTTTTATTCCCCTGTTTtgtggttgggttggtttttttttgggggggggggggtttgtgggtgggcttttttttttttttgagttgttttcAAGTCTGCTCTGAAGAAAAGGACATCCTAGTTTGAGGCAGTAGGAGAAAAGGTTATGTTGTAACTACACTGTAGAGAAAGAGAGAACTTCAGACTGCAAGGTCACCTGCACTATTCACTTCAAGGAGATTAAGAGATTTGAACAGGTTTCAACTTACATCCCCATCAAACGACAGTGCCATGGAATGATGAGAACCACAAGCTACTTCCACCACTTTCTTTATTAACAGATTTGTGCAAACTTGAACAGGAGTAATGCCCTGATTGGTTGTGCCATTCCCAAGTTGGCTGTAACCATTATGTCCCCAAGCATACACTTCACcatctgcaaaaatatttaagcttgtgagaaaaaccaccaaaaattCCAAGGAAGTTTAGACAGAATTCTAAGAAGTTACCAAATGCCAACATGAAAGTGATGGACATTAACAAACAGTGAAACTATTACACAAATCATCCACATACTAAAAAATTATATACTTTATATAcaactattttatatatatatatcacagtATAACCTCTAGATTTATTGTGGAAATACACAAAAGTGCAAAGGTAAGACTGA
Above is a genomic segment from Accipiter gentilis chromosome 13, bAccGen1.1, whole genome shotgun sequence containing:
- the RCBTB1 gene encoding RCC1 and BTB domain-containing protein 1 isoform X2 produces the protein MALSFDGDLYAWGYNNCGQVGSGSTANQPTPRRVSNCLQGKMVVGIACGQTSSMAVVNNGEVYGWGYNGNGQLGLGNNGNQLTPCRVAALHGVCILQIACGYAHTLALTDEGLLYAWGANTYGQLGTGNKSNQLSPMQIMMEKERVVEIAACHSAHTSAAKTQSGQVYMWGQCRGQSVIFPHLTHFACTDDVFACFATPAVMWRLLSVEHEDFLTVAESLKKEFDSPETSDLKFRVDGKYIHVHKAVLKIRCEHFRTMFQSYWNEDMKEVIEIDQFSYPVYRAFLEYLYTDSVDLPPEDAIGLLDLATSYCENRLKKLCQHIIKRGITVENAFSLLSAAVRYDAEDLEEFCFKFCVNHLTEVTQTTAFWQMDGPLLKEFIAKASKCGAFKN